A genomic region of Bdellovibrionales bacterium contains the following coding sequences:
- the atpH gene encoding ATP synthase F1 subunit delta encodes MTVSEVSTRYARALFEIAVDHKKVSQVLEQIRLVSHLCNADRDIELFFKSAIIKSDEKRKVLENSLKEKGLYEPVESFVFLLAKKGRMALLPEIAESFQELTDKANEVTRGVVYSASALMQEDRSAIENAVASYLGRKVILSYKEDPKLLGGLVARVGSFIFDDTLTTHLKRLKEELKRRAH; translated from the coding sequence ATGACTGTCTCTGAAGTATCCACTCGATATGCCCGGGCCCTTTTCGAAATAGCTGTTGATCATAAAAAGGTTTCTCAGGTTCTTGAACAGATTCGCCTTGTGAGTCATCTTTGTAACGCCGATAGGGACATCGAATTATTTTTCAAGTCTGCGATCATTAAATCTGACGAGAAAAGAAAAGTTCTGGAAAATTCTCTCAAAGAGAAAGGGCTCTACGAGCCTGTGGAGTCTTTTGTTTTTTTGTTGGCAAAGAAGGGTCGAATGGCCTTACTACCAGAGATAGCGGAGTCTTTTCAGGAATTGACTGACAAGGCAAACGAAGTGACCCGTGGGGTTGTGTATTCTGCGTCTGCCTTAATGCAAGAAGATCGAAGCGCTATTGAAAATGCAGTGGCTTCGTATCTTGGGAGAAAGGTGATTCTTTCCTACAAAGAAGACCCAAAGCTATTAGGTGGTCTTGTTGCGCGAGTAGGCAGTTTTATTTTTGATGATACGCTCACGACTCATTTAAAAAGATTGAAAGAAGAACTTAAGAGGAGAGCTCACTGA
- a CDS encoding F0F1 ATP synthase subunit alpha: protein MEISIRADEISRVLKEQIKNYKKNVEVSESGTVLSVGDGVARVYGLDNAMAGELVTFPGDISGMILNLEKDSVGIVIFGEDKEIREGDTVKRTGKVVQVPVGEGLLGRVVNALGEPVDGCGPIESSHHRIVELKAPGIIKRHPVHEPMATGIKAIDSMIPIGRGQRELIIGDRQTGKTAIAIDTIINQKGKDVQCFYVAIGQKQSTVALVVEKLRQAGAMEYTTVIAATANEQAPLQFLAPYAGCTMAEYFRDTGRHALIIYDDLTKQAQAYRQMSLLLRRPPGREAFPGDVFYLHSRLLERAAKLSEDAGSGSLTVLPIIETQAGDISAYIPTNVISITDGQIFLESDLFYRGMRPAISVGKSVSRVGGAAQIKAMKQVAGTLKLELAQFRELEAFAAFASDLDKATQAQLARGRRLVEILKQGQYSPYAASQQVVIIYAATNGYIDKIPESDVKRYESELMDFLVHKHGRVIQLLDEHKAIKDEVKAAIVDALEEFSSIFVASSKK from the coding sequence ATGGAAATCTCAATAAGAGCGGACGAAATTAGTCGAGTCCTAAAGGAACAAATAAAAAACTATAAAAAGAACGTGGAAGTTTCAGAATCCGGCACCGTGCTCTCTGTTGGAGATGGAGTTGCCAGGGTATATGGACTTGATAATGCCATGGCCGGAGAATTGGTTACGTTTCCGGGTGATATTTCAGGAATGATTCTCAACCTGGAGAAGGACTCTGTCGGAATTGTGATCTTTGGTGAAGACAAGGAGATTCGCGAAGGTGATACTGTCAAGCGAACCGGCAAGGTTGTACAGGTGCCAGTTGGAGAAGGGCTTCTGGGGCGAGTGGTAAATGCCCTGGGTGAGCCTGTTGATGGTTGTGGTCCGATTGAATCTTCTCATCATCGGATTGTCGAATTGAAGGCACCAGGCATAATTAAACGACACCCTGTGCATGAGCCAATGGCCACTGGAATTAAGGCCATTGATTCGATGATCCCAATTGGACGAGGGCAGAGGGAATTGATTATCGGGGATCGTCAGACGGGGAAAACCGCCATTGCGATTGACACAATCATTAATCAGAAGGGCAAGGACGTTCAGTGCTTTTATGTTGCGATTGGACAAAAACAATCGACAGTGGCACTTGTCGTTGAAAAGCTCCGACAAGCCGGGGCAATGGAATACACGACGGTTATTGCGGCGACTGCGAATGAGCAGGCTCCCTTACAGTTTTTAGCACCCTATGCCGGTTGCACCATGGCGGAGTATTTTCGAGATACTGGAAGGCATGCGCTCATCATTTATGATGATTTGACCAAACAAGCCCAAGCCTATCGACAAATGTCGTTGCTCCTTCGCCGACCTCCGGGAAGGGAGGCCTTTCCGGGCGATGTGTTCTATTTGCATTCGCGTCTTTTGGAACGTGCGGCTAAGTTGAGCGAGGATGCGGGATCAGGTTCACTAACGGTTTTGCCTATTATTGAAACGCAGGCTGGGGATATTTCAGCTTATATTCCTACCAATGTCATTTCAATCACAGATGGCCAGATTTTCCTGGAATCAGACTTGTTCTATAGAGGAATGCGGCCGGCGATTTCAGTGGGTAAATCCGTTTCTCGCGTAGGTGGAGCAGCCCAAATCAAGGCCATGAAACAAGTGGCAGGAACATTGAAGCTTGAACTTGCACAATTTCGCGAGCTGGAGGCCTTTGCTGCTTTTGCTTCAGATTTAGATAAAGCGACACAAGCCCAGTTGGCCCGTGGTCGAAGACTTGTGGAGATTTTAAAACAAGGGCAGTATAGCCCGTATGCTGCTTCCCAGCAGGTCGTGATCATTTATGCGGCGACAAACGGCTATATTGACAAAATTCCAGAATCTGATGTGAAGCGCTACGAATCGGAGCTGATGGATTTTCTGGTTCACAAGCACGGTCGAGTTATTCAGCTTTTAGATGAACACAAGGCCATTAAAGATGAGGTGAAGGCGGCCATCGTGGATGCTCTCGAAGAATTCAGCTCCATATTTGTAGCCTCCTCAAAGAAATAA
- the atpG gene encoding ATP synthase F1 subunit gamma: MASLKDIRNRIASVKNTQQITRAMKMVSAAKLRRAQNNILNMRPYSRKILSVIADIALTHRVNHSLLSPSVHPQKTLLVVITSDRGLCGGFNGSVSKFAERFYKENKGKYEVLDFLFIGRRGSEYFRRREIHGIETITNLARDISYGLAAEVSERLLKSYSEGGYDEIRLVYNEFKSAISQNLTVETLLPVDLSKGSFDQQEGARFSKDLIFEPPPEDIIEDLLHKHFSVQVYRCMSESIAAEHAARMTAMENATNNARDMISSLTLTYNKLRQASITRELIEICSGAEALKE, encoded by the coding sequence ATGGCTAGTTTGAAGGATATTAGAAACAGGATCGCGAGTGTGAAAAACACTCAACAGATCACGCGAGCCATGAAAATGGTGTCTGCGGCAAAGCTGAGGCGTGCTCAAAATAATATTCTCAATATGCGTCCATACTCCCGAAAAATTCTTTCAGTTATTGCTGATATTGCTTTAACGCACAGAGTGAATCACTCTCTCTTGAGTCCCAGTGTTCACCCGCAAAAGACGCTGTTAGTCGTTATCACCAGTGACCGCGGACTCTGTGGCGGTTTCAACGGCAGTGTGAGCAAGTTCGCTGAGAGATTCTACAAGGAAAACAAGGGCAAATACGAGGTTTTGGATTTTTTGTTTATTGGTCGCAGAGGTTCTGAATATTTCCGGCGAAGAGAAATTCATGGGATTGAGACAATAACCAACTTGGCCCGCGATATTTCCTACGGACTTGCCGCTGAGGTTTCGGAGCGTTTGTTGAAGAGTTACTCTGAAGGTGGATATGATGAGATACGGCTAGTCTATAATGAATTTAAGTCAGCAATTTCACAAAATCTCACGGTTGAAACACTTCTTCCAGTGGATCTCAGCAAGGGGAGTTTTGATCAGCAAGAAGGGGCGCGCTTTTCTAAGGATCTTATATTTGAGCCGCCTCCCGAAGATATCATAGAGGATCTGTTGCATAAGCATTTTTCTGTGCAGGTCTATCGTTGTATGTCTGAGAGTATTGCGGCCGAACACGCCGCTCGAATGACGGCGATGGAAAATGCAACCAACAATGCGAGAGACATGATTTCTTCTTTGACACTAACTTATAACAAGCTTCGCCAGGCCTCCATCACAAGGGAACTAATTGAGATCTGCAGTGGGGCCGAGGCATTGAAGGAATAG
- the mfd gene encoding transcription-repair coupling factor codes for MGVQTWKEGISKGRYLTQRANAITFGDIKPGDFIVHKLHGVGVYEGLKTMPIQGVQNEMIHLRYKDKDSLYLPIYRIGQIQKYSGPTNPLFIDKLGGTGWEKTKTKVRHHLRDIALELLQLYAKRAQIKRPPFASPDNDYFAFQNAFPYEETEDQLTAIREIEGDLYKDQPMDRLICGDVGFGKTELAMRAAFLAVSSHKQVAIVAPTTVLTFQHTQTFRSRFRNWPINIKPLNRFVSNKETKETLTDLASGKIDIIIGTHRLLSKDVKFRELGLIILDEEQKFGVRHKEALRKMKASVDTLALSATPIPRTLNMSLMGIRDLSLLSTPPLDRLPTRTFVCKFDKETIRKAILAEVSRGGQIFFIHNRIQSIYGLSDELRQIVPEVRMAVAHGQMDEDNLEKTMVRFFNHEIDMLLCTTIIESGMDIPRANTMFIDRADQFGLSQLYQLRGRVGRSKERAYCYLLIPPQRRLDPEAQERLRVLQENTSLGSGIKIAHYDLELRGAGDLLGEDQSGHINAVGYEFYMELMEDAIRAAKGEPEKADEIDPEINLRIPAFIPDKYIPDIRVRLYYYKALTDISSPEDLERLEDELRDQFGKPPDEVLNLLGVMLIRKMCCDLGIRDISAGPKRLSLSFTDNTPLPVARVLELTTRENRKFSLTPDSRLVIRMNNISWPAICDELNLLSGMCPKRIVH; via the coding sequence TTGGGGGTCCAAACTTGGAAAGAGGGAATATCGAAAGGAAGGTACCTCACCCAGCGGGCCAATGCCATCACGTTTGGGGACATAAAGCCAGGCGACTTCATTGTTCACAAACTCCATGGAGTTGGAGTTTACGAGGGTTTGAAAACCATGCCCATCCAGGGAGTTCAAAACGAGATGATTCACCTTCGATATAAGGACAAGGATAGTCTCTATTTACCTATCTATCGAATTGGACAAATCCAAAAGTATTCGGGGCCAACCAATCCTCTTTTTATCGATAAATTGGGTGGGACTGGCTGGGAAAAAACCAAAACAAAAGTCCGACACCATTTGCGTGATATTGCCCTTGAGCTTCTCCAACTATACGCAAAACGCGCGCAAATCAAAAGGCCTCCTTTTGCGTCTCCTGACAATGATTACTTTGCTTTCCAGAATGCGTTTCCTTATGAAGAAACGGAGGATCAATTGACTGCCATTCGAGAAATCGAAGGGGATCTCTATAAGGATCAGCCAATGGATCGGTTGATTTGTGGGGATGTCGGGTTTGGCAAGACCGAGTTGGCAATGAGGGCCGCATTTTTAGCTGTTTCCAGTCACAAACAAGTTGCCATAGTTGCTCCCACGACGGTTCTCACCTTTCAGCACACTCAAACTTTTCGAAGTCGCTTTCGGAATTGGCCAATCAATATCAAACCTCTCAATCGCTTTGTTTCTAACAAAGAAACAAAGGAAACATTGACTGATCTGGCATCAGGTAAAATCGATATCATCATCGGCACTCATCGACTCCTAAGTAAGGATGTCAAATTTCGAGAACTCGGCCTGATTATTTTGGATGAAGAACAAAAATTTGGGGTTAGGCACAAAGAGGCACTTCGCAAAATGAAGGCAAGTGTCGATACGCTGGCCCTCTCTGCCACTCCAATCCCTCGAACTTTGAATATGAGCCTGATGGGAATACGGGACTTGAGTTTGCTCAGCACCCCACCGCTTGATCGCTTGCCGACGCGCACATTTGTCTGCAAGTTTGACAAAGAAACCATTCGCAAGGCGATTCTCGCGGAAGTCAGTCGTGGTGGACAAATATTCTTTATTCACAATCGGATCCAAAGCATCTATGGCCTCTCCGACGAGCTTCGACAAATAGTGCCCGAGGTTCGTATGGCCGTCGCGCATGGCCAGATGGACGAAGATAATTTGGAGAAGACCATGGTTCGCTTTTTTAATCACGAGATTGATATGCTACTTTGCACGACGATCATTGAATCCGGAATGGACATTCCACGTGCGAACACAATGTTTATTGATCGAGCGGATCAATTTGGATTGAGTCAGCTTTATCAATTGCGGGGAAGAGTGGGACGAAGCAAAGAACGGGCCTATTGCTACCTCCTCATCCCGCCTCAGCGTCGACTTGATCCCGAGGCACAGGAACGATTGCGTGTGCTCCAAGAAAATACCTCCCTTGGCAGTGGAATAAAAATCGCGCACTACGACCTTGAACTTCGCGGCGCCGGTGATTTATTGGGGGAAGACCAGTCCGGACACATAAATGCTGTCGGATATGAATTTTATATGGAACTCATGGAGGATGCCATCAGGGCTGCCAAAGGAGAACCCGAAAAGGCAGACGAGATCGATCCTGAAATAAATCTGAGAATACCCGCTTTTATTCCGGACAAGTATATACCCGACATTCGGGTTCGCCTTTATTACTACAAGGCCCTAACCGATATTTCCAGCCCCGAAGACTTGGAAAGACTGGAAGATGAACTCCGCGATCAATTTGGCAAGCCACCAGACGAAGTTCTTAATTTGCTTGGAGTCATGCTGATTCGCAAAATGTGTTGTGATCTGGGAATTCGCGATATTTCGGCTGGGCCAAAAAGACTTTCTCTTTCGTTTACTGACAATACACCATTACCTGTTGCCCGAGTTTTAGAATTAACCACGAGAGAAAATAGGAAGTTCAGTCTTACGCCAGATAGCCGATTGGTTATTAGAATGAATAATATTTCCTGGCCTGCGATTTGTGATGAACTCAATTTGCTCAGTGGGATGTGTCCTAAAAGAATCGTTCATTGA
- the nagZ gene encoding beta-N-acetylhexosaminidase: MRTITSLVLFILTPNHPSNAQIVPLPKDQETETEAQDRLASMTIRDKVGQLFVFGFRGTDMDTALQKRFDRLRPGGVIIFGRNIKSATQISMLNRDLQKISQKHLDLPLFIMVDQEGGKVARIKINPSAPSALALGMSQNTKLTREVGELTGRLLSLLGFNMNLAPVLDLSNPFKKSFISNRSFGENPDKIKFMGEAFSTGLMSSGVIPTAKHFPGHGNIVSDSHKLLPVKYDTLEELERSSLIPFKWFGNFQYPSAIMVAHVAFPKIDPSGLPATFSRILLHDLLRTKLKYPGLIITDDVEMVGAGIGGNVGERAVRALEAGCDLVMVAWTAAQQEAAFEAVFQAVESGRLSVSQIDEKMRRILSFKIAVKSYLAKVRSSELPLSETLASVIFDIKKISEEIARENFNEGLRSSPQLIGSGVEIQKAIIFTADAKFFYKFRETWGRGASIKLMSPDQDPKISEILKNHPHALGIFYVTGIGSARILNNLDSPTKARLVVINTTHPGNISNGEDYQGVININAANFNVGTWLAESLKNPVANIETQREPSTKDLESRQNQLKSNSTPIN; encoded by the coding sequence GTGCGTACAATCACATCTTTGGTCCTGTTTATTCTCACGCCAAATCATCCAAGCAATGCCCAGATAGTACCCCTTCCTAAGGACCAAGAGACAGAAACCGAAGCACAGGACAGATTGGCTTCCATGACGATAAGGGACAAAGTGGGCCAACTCTTTGTTTTTGGCTTCAGAGGAACTGATATGGATACTGCACTTCAAAAGCGATTTGATCGCCTTCGGCCAGGAGGAGTTATTATCTTTGGTAGAAATATCAAGTCCGCCACGCAAATTTCAATGCTGAATAGAGATCTACAAAAAATATCTCAAAAACACTTGGATCTCCCCCTATTTATCATGGTTGATCAGGAAGGGGGCAAGGTTGCGAGAATCAAAATCAATCCATCAGCCCCAAGCGCCCTGGCTTTAGGAATGTCTCAAAATACAAAATTGACTCGAGAGGTGGGAGAGCTTACGGGAAGACTTCTTTCACTTTTGGGTTTCAACATGAATTTGGCACCCGTTCTTGATCTCTCAAATCCATTCAAGAAATCATTTATCAGCAATCGATCCTTCGGAGAGAATCCAGACAAAATTAAATTTATGGGTGAGGCATTTTCTACGGGCCTCATGTCTTCTGGTGTGATCCCCACTGCCAAACACTTTCCTGGTCATGGAAATATTGTTTCCGATAGCCACAAGTTGCTTCCAGTCAAATACGACACTCTAGAGGAACTCGAAAGATCCTCTTTAATTCCCTTCAAATGGTTCGGCAATTTTCAATATCCTAGCGCCATTATGGTCGCTCATGTTGCATTTCCCAAGATTGATCCATCGGGGCTTCCAGCTACATTTTCAAGAATTCTTCTTCATGATCTATTAAGAACAAAACTCAAATATCCTGGATTGATCATAACTGATGATGTAGAAATGGTTGGAGCTGGTATCGGAGGAAACGTCGGGGAACGAGCTGTTCGTGCCTTGGAGGCAGGATGCGATCTTGTGATGGTAGCTTGGACAGCCGCTCAGCAGGAGGCCGCATTCGAGGCTGTTTTTCAAGCTGTTGAATCAGGCCGTCTCTCTGTTTCACAAATTGACGAGAAGATGAGACGAATCCTTAGTTTCAAAATTGCAGTTAAGTCATATCTTGCTAAAGTGAGATCCAGCGAGTTGCCACTTTCTGAAACATTGGCTTCAGTGATTTTTGACATTAAGAAAATCTCTGAGGAAATCGCAAGAGAAAACTTCAATGAAGGTCTCCGCAGCTCTCCTCAGTTGATTGGTTCGGGTGTCGAAATTCAGAAAGCAATCATCTTCACGGCCGATGCCAAATTTTTCTACAAATTTCGAGAAACCTGGGGTCGGGGAGCATCCATTAAACTCATGTCACCAGACCAAGATCCCAAAATTTCGGAGATACTGAAAAATCACCCTCATGCGCTTGGTATATTCTATGTCACCGGAATTGGAAGCGCGCGAATACTAAATAACCTGGATTCACCAACAAAAGCACGCCTTGTCGTAATCAACACAACCCACCCAGGAAATATTTCAAATGGTGAAGATTACCAAGGCGTTATCAACATTAACGCCGCGAACTTCAACGTAGGTACTTGGCTGGCAGAATCTCTAAAAAACCCAGTTGCAAATATTGAGACTCAAAGAGAGCCCTCAACCAAAGACCTGGAATCCAGACAGAATCAACTCAAATCAAATTCAACCCCAATCAATTAA
- a CDS encoding NADH-quinone oxidoreductase subunit H — MSMGHDLFEISVNIIKLLFIFLMMVQLVPVLVWIERRGSAFIQNRFGPNRVGPLGLTQLLADAVKFLFKEEFVPDKTSPWLFYAAPILALIPGALAFSSIPLSAPFQIEAFESFGKTWGPYNFVSQGFEIGIGIVFVLGISSLGSYSLLLAGWSSNSKYSLFGALRATAQVISYELALGLSLVGSLLIYNTFSFSEIVLAQQGPLTFSAFGEPIVFSYLPNWGIFFQPLGALIFFAAMFAETNRLPFDLPEAESELVAGYHTEYGGLKMLMFYIGEYGHMLVASALMVTFFLGGYNIPLVEPKQIQDLLIGFGSSVTLSSLLTALVLHVVFLVKVLFFLWVFIWVRWSLPRFRYDQLMDLGWKTMLPWALANTIVTAVVVLVLRTKWV, encoded by the coding sequence ATAAGTATGGGTCATGATTTATTTGAGATCTCTGTTAACATTATCAAATTACTTTTTATCTTTCTTATGATGGTTCAGCTTGTGCCGGTGTTGGTGTGGATAGAGCGGCGTGGATCTGCCTTTATCCAAAATCGATTTGGACCCAATCGAGTCGGACCGCTGGGATTAACGCAGCTCCTTGCTGACGCTGTGAAGTTTCTCTTTAAGGAGGAATTCGTTCCAGATAAAACAAGCCCCTGGTTGTTTTACGCTGCCCCCATTTTGGCGTTGATCCCTGGAGCTCTGGCCTTCAGTTCGATTCCTCTTTCAGCGCCTTTTCAAATTGAAGCTTTTGAGTCTTTCGGCAAAACCTGGGGGCCCTATAACTTCGTGTCTCAGGGATTTGAAATCGGAATAGGCATTGTTTTTGTACTTGGGATTTCTTCTTTGGGTAGTTATTCTTTGCTTTTGGCGGGTTGGAGTTCGAACAGCAAATATTCTCTTTTTGGGGCTCTTCGTGCTACGGCTCAAGTGATTAGTTATGAGCTGGCGCTTGGATTGTCCCTAGTGGGAAGTCTTTTAATCTACAATACTTTTTCCTTTTCTGAAATTGTTCTCGCCCAGCAAGGGCCCTTGACCTTTTCTGCGTTTGGAGAGCCTATTGTTTTTTCCTATCTGCCCAATTGGGGGATATTTTTTCAGCCCTTGGGAGCTCTCATTTTTTTTGCGGCCATGTTCGCTGAAACGAACCGACTTCCATTTGATCTTCCCGAAGCGGAATCTGAATTGGTTGCCGGTTACCATACTGAGTATGGGGGGCTGAAGATGCTCATGTTTTATATTGGTGAATATGGTCACATGTTGGTTGCATCAGCGCTCATGGTGACATTTTTTTTAGGTGGCTATAATATTCCCTTGGTAGAGCCGAAGCAGATTCAAGATTTGCTGATTGGATTTGGATCTTCAGTTACCTTGTCCAGTTTGTTAACGGCACTTGTTCTTCATGTGGTGTTTCTTGTTAAAGTTTTGTTTTTTCTCTGGGTTTTCATTTGGGTTCGGTGGTCATTGCCGAGATTTAGATACGATCAATTAATGGATTTAGGATGGAAAACAATGCTTCCGTGGGCTTTAGCCAACACGATTGTGACGGCTGTGGTCGTATTAGTTTTGCGAACGAAGTGGGTGTAA
- the atpC gene encoding ATP synthase F1 subunit epsilon encodes MFTLTLVTPEKKLLTDVEIEEIIVPAFRGELNILPGHAPLMSTLGIGLLRYRLKDSKTFESAAISWGYCEVNPQGINILAETAEAKEEVDFDRVRLSLKASESKIKSGRLTENEIIKFQRKIKRARTRLQLEDK; translated from the coding sequence ATGTTTACTCTCACTCTGGTAACTCCGGAGAAGAAGTTACTCACCGATGTCGAGATTGAGGAAATTATCGTTCCCGCCTTTAGAGGTGAGTTGAATATACTTCCTGGGCATGCACCGCTCATGTCTACCTTGGGAATTGGACTTCTTCGGTATCGTCTCAAGGATTCTAAGACATTTGAATCTGCGGCGATCAGTTGGGGATATTGTGAAGTGAATCCTCAGGGCATTAATATTTTGGCTGAGACGGCCGAAGCCAAAGAAGAGGTTGATTTTGATCGAGTGCGCCTCAGCTTGAAGGCATCGGAAAGTAAAATCAAATCAGGTCGCCTCACCGAAAATGAGATCATTAAATTTCAGCGGAAAATCAAACGAGCGCGAACCCGCCTTCAGTTGGAAGACAAATAG
- the atpD gene encoding F0F1 ATP synthase subunit beta yields MANGKVLQVLGPVVDVEFQEGELPAIYTALKATNKSIDDRSGNLVLEVAQHLGNRVVRTIAMDSSEGLVRGTHVENTGQAITTPVGNAVLGRIMNVIGEPVDERGKIEAKEFWPIHRPSPKFEDQATAQEILMTGIKVIDLLAPYVKGGKIGLFGGAGVGKTVLIQELIRNIATEHGGYSVFAGVGERTREGNDLYREMTESGVIAKTSLVFGQMNEPPGARARVALTGLTQAEYFRDVEGQDVLLFVDNIFRFTQAGAEVSALLGWIPSAVGYQPTLGTEMGALQERITSTKKGSITSVQAVYVPADDYTDPAPATTFTHLDATTNLDRDIAALGIYPAVHPLSSTSRVLSADVVGEEHYRTARDVQALLQRYRELQDIIAILGMDELSEDDKMVVTRARKAQRFLSQPFFVAEQFTGMKGKYVDVKDTVRGFREILDGVHDSLPEQAFYMVGTIEDVKEKAKRL; encoded by the coding sequence ATGGCTAATGGAAAAGTACTACAAGTATTGGGTCCTGTGGTAGACGTTGAGTTTCAAGAAGGCGAGCTGCCCGCAATTTATACAGCTCTCAAGGCAACTAATAAATCGATTGATGATCGTTCAGGAAACCTTGTTCTTGAGGTTGCACAGCATTTGGGCAATCGAGTTGTTCGAACAATAGCGATGGACTCATCTGAAGGGCTTGTTCGGGGAACCCATGTTGAAAATACAGGCCAGGCCATTACAACTCCCGTAGGAAATGCGGTCTTGGGTCGAATTATGAACGTAATTGGCGAACCAGTTGATGAGCGCGGCAAGATCGAGGCAAAGGAATTTTGGCCAATTCATCGTCCATCGCCAAAGTTTGAAGACCAGGCAACGGCCCAGGAAATTCTCATGACGGGGATTAAGGTCATTGATCTTCTTGCTCCTTATGTAAAGGGTGGGAAGATTGGACTTTTTGGCGGAGCGGGCGTGGGAAAGACTGTTCTAATTCAAGAATTGATTCGTAACATTGCCACAGAACACGGAGGATATTCTGTATTTGCCGGGGTTGGTGAGCGAACCCGTGAAGGAAATGATCTTTATCGAGAAATGACTGAGTCTGGTGTTATTGCCAAGACATCTCTGGTGTTCGGACAGATGAATGAGCCACCTGGAGCACGGGCCAGAGTGGCACTGACTGGCTTAACTCAGGCTGAATATTTTCGTGATGTTGAAGGACAGGACGTTTTACTCTTCGTGGATAACATTTTCCGATTCACTCAAGCTGGCGCTGAAGTTTCGGCCTTGCTTGGTTGGATTCCCTCTGCTGTGGGATATCAACCAACTCTTGGAACAGAGATGGGCGCTCTTCAGGAGAGAATCACATCAACAAAAAAGGGGTCCATCACGTCAGTCCAAGCGGTGTACGTACCTGCAGATGATTATACAGATCCTGCACCAGCGACAACGTTTACGCATTTGGATGCAACGACAAATCTGGATCGAGACATTGCGGCTCTCGGTATTTATCCGGCGGTACATCCATTGTCGTCAACGTCCCGAGTGTTGTCTGCCGATGTGGTTGGAGAGGAGCATTATCGTACAGCTCGAGATGTTCAGGCTCTTTTGCAGCGGTACCGTGAACTTCAGGATATTATCGCAATTCTTGGTATGGACGAGCTGTCAGAGGACGACAAAATGGTTGTGACTCGCGCGCGTAAGGCACAGCGTTTCCTGAGTCAGCCATTTTTTGTTGCAGAGCAGTTTACAGGCATGAAGGGAAAGTACGTTGACGTCAAGGATACCGTACGAGGCTTTCGTGAGATTTTGGATGGTGTTCATGATAGCCTGCCCGAGCAGGCCTTCTATATGGTTGGAACGATTGAAGATGTAAAGGAAAAAGCGAAACGCCTCTAA
- the nuoK gene encoding NADH-quinone oxidoreductase subunit NuoK: MHALEAFKYVGLNHYLALSGLVFTMGVIAVLMRRNVIVILMGVELMLNGVNIAFVAFGHHMGDIHGQLMVFFVMTVAAAEAGVGLALAVTVFKQFKKVDIKSFEQLKG; the protein is encoded by the coding sequence ATGCACGCACTTGAGGCATTTAAATATGTTGGATTAAATCACTATCTCGCATTGTCTGGCTTGGTCTTCACCATGGGTGTGATTGCCGTTTTGATGAGAAGAAACGTTATCGTTATATTGATGGGAGTGGAATTGATGTTGAACGGCGTGAATATTGCTTTTGTGGCTTTTGGCCACCATATGGGTGATATTCACGGTCAATTGATGGTTTTTTTTGTTATGACAGTGGCCGCAGCAGAGGCGGGAGTCGGCTTGGCACTTGCGGTGACGGTTTTTAAGCAATTCAAAAAAGTGGACATTAAGTCGTTTGAACAATTGAAAGGTTAA
- a CDS encoding NADH-quinone oxidoreductase subunit A codes for MSPLVSVLFLGVFVALFGAALVMVSSLLGPRSIQSTMKRRPYECGLEGDIREDTKIPVKYYLTAILFILFDIEIIFMYPWAVAYGDFISSGHGNYIFIAMAIFLAIFIFGLVWEIRSKALEWE; via the coding sequence ATGTCACCTTTGGTTTCGGTTTTATTTTTAGGTGTTTTTGTTGCACTTTTTGGTGCTGCCTTGGTCATGGTCTCCTCTCTTCTCGGACCCCGTTCTATTCAATCTACAATGAAGAGGCGACCTTACGAGTGTGGTTTAGAAGGGGATATAAGGGAAGATACAAAAATTCCAGTCAAATATTATCTTACGGCGATTTTGTTCATTTTATTCGATATTGAGATTATTTTTATGTATCCGTGGGCCGTAGCCTATGGTGATTTTATTTCCTCTGGACATGGGAATTACATTTTTATTGCGATGGCGATATTTTTAGCCATTTTCATTTTCGGCCTGGTTTGGGAGATTAGATCTAAGGCTTTGGAGTGGGAATAA